From the Pseudodesulfovibrio indicus genome, the window CACATCTTCGGCGACGTGGTCTACGAGCGCCGCAAGGCCATGGGCGCCATGCTGGCCAAGGAGGCCCCGGTGGACGCCGACATGGTCATGCCGTTCCCGGACTCCGGCAACTACGCGGCCGTTGGCTATTCCCAGGCCTCCGGGCTGCCCCTGGAGCTGGCCATGATCCGCAACCACTACGTGGGCCGGACTTTCATCCAGCCCTCCCAGGACATGCGCGACTTCTCGGTGCGGGTGAAGCTCAATCCGGTCAAGTCCATGATCCAGGGCAAGCGGATCATCATCATCGAGGACTCCATCGTGCGCGGGACCACCATCCGCGCCAGGGTCAAGAAGCTCCGCGAGCTGGGCGCGCGGGAGATTCACCTGCGGGTGAGCTGCCCGCCCATCAAGTTCCCCTGCTTCTACGGCATCGACTTCTCCTCCAAGGGCGAGCTCATCGCGGCCAATCATTCGGTGGACGACATCGCCCGGTTCATGGAGATCGATTCCCTCCACTATCTGTCCATCCCCGGCCTGCTCGACTCCGTGACCCAGGACGAATGGTGCCTGGCCTGTTTCGACGGGAACTACCCGATCCCCCTGGCCGATCGGATGGGCAAGGACTGCCTGGAGGCGTCTCCTGGCATTATCAAGGAATTCTGTTAGGCTGCATACGGAAACGCCGACCGCCCCGTGAAGGGCGGGCAGGAGCGGCGCCGGGTCCCGTCCGCGAGGGTGGGGCCCGTCGGTCGTTTTCCCCCGGCGAACCTGGAGAATCAATATATGGCTTGCATATCCGAGAACAAGGACTGGCCCGCGCAGGCGCGCGAGGTCCTGGACATCGAGATCCAGGGGCTTGCGGCCGTGCGCGACCAGCTGGACGGGGCCTTTGAGGCGGCGCTGACCGCCATGGCGCGGTGCACCGGCCGGGTGGTCATCACCGGGATCGGCAAATCCGGGCTGGTGGGCCGCAAGATCGCGGCCACCCTGTCCTCCACAGGCACCCCGTCCTTCTTTCTGCATCCGGTCGAGGGCGCCCACGGCGACATGGGCATGATCCGCAGCGAGGACGTGATCCTGGCGCTGTCCAATTCCGGCGGCACCGACGAGGTCAACGCCATCCTGCCGACCCTCAAGTCCCTGGGCGCGACGGTCATCGCCATGACCTCGAACCCGGCCTCGGCCATGGCCGGGCTGGCGGACATCCACATCACCGTGCGCGTGCCGCGCGAGGCGTGCCCCATGGGGCTGGCCCCGACCTCCTCGACCACCGCGCAGCTGGCCGTGGGCGATGCCCTGGCCGTCTGCCTCATGGAGTGGAAGTCCTTCGGCAAGGACGATTTCAAGCGGTTTCACCCCGGCGGCTCCCTGGGCCAGCGGCTGGCCACCTGCGTGGACCAGCTCATGCACACCGACGACCTGCCCCTGGTGAGCGACGGCGCGACCTTGAAGGAAGCGCTCGACGTCCTCAACACGGGCGGCCTCGGCCTGGTGGCCGTGGTGGACGATGACCGGATGCTCAAGGGCGTGCTCACCGACGGCGACGTGCGGCGCATGGTCTGCATCGGGACGCTGTCCGTGGACGGCCCGGTGAGCGCGGTCATGACCACCTCGCCCCGGCGCGCCAGGGCGGGCGAATCCTCGGCCCTGGTGCTCGACGTCATGGAGCGCAATCAGATCACCGTGCTGCCCGTGGTCCGAGAGGACGGCAGGCTGGCCGGGATGGTGCATCTGCACGACCTGCTCGGCAAGGGCGAACTGCGCTTCTCCGGCGGCAACGGCGGGGGAGCCGGTTGATCCGGCGGGAGCGCGTGGTGACCCGGACCCAGACAGGCGACTCGGACGTTTGCCGTCGGTGCTCCTTCCAGGGGCCGACCTGCTGCCGCATCACCCACGGCCAGGAGGAGTTCTGCTTCCCGCTCTCCCAGATCGAGAAGGAGCGCATCCAGGAGCACGTGCCCTACACCGGGGGATTCGTGCTCTCGCCCAACTCCAAGGCGTTCATCGACTACGCGTGCCGGTTGTTCCCGGGCGAGGAGCACCTGGTCCGCGAGATATTTCCCGAGGGCAAGGACCACTTCCGGCTGGCCGTCGATTCCATGGGCGCGTGCCGCTTCCTGGGACCGCTCGGCTGCGAGATTCCGGCCGAGGCCCGGCCCTATTACTGCCGCCTGTTCCCGTTCTGGATGGCCGGGCGGACGGTCACGCATTTCGACACCCCCACCTGCCTCGCG encodes:
- a CDS encoding YkgJ family cysteine cluster protein; its protein translation is MTRTQTGDSDVCRRCSFQGPTCCRITHGQEEFCFPLSQIEKERIQEHVPYTGGFVLSPNSKAFIDYACRLFPGEEHLVREIFPEGKDHFRLAVDSMGACRFLGPLGCEIPAEARPYYCRLFPFWMAGRTVTHFDTPTCLARREGGTLTRILDILDTSRATVKDLYGRLRLVWGLPPTKGGSPVKKSF
- a CDS encoding KpsF/GutQ family sugar-phosphate isomerase, encoding MACISENKDWPAQAREVLDIEIQGLAAVRDQLDGAFEAALTAMARCTGRVVITGIGKSGLVGRKIAATLSSTGTPSFFLHPVEGAHGDMGMIRSEDVILALSNSGGTDEVNAILPTLKSLGATVIAMTSNPASAMAGLADIHITVRVPREACPMGLAPTSSTTAQLAVGDALAVCLMEWKSFGKDDFKRFHPGGSLGQRLATCVDQLMHTDDLPLVSDGATLKEALDVLNTGGLGLVAVVDDDRMLKGVLTDGDVRRMVCIGTLSVDGPVSAVMTTSPRRARAGESSALVLDVMERNQITVLPVVREDGRLAGMVHLHDLLGKGELRFSGGNGGGAG